A single Chloroflexota bacterium DNA region contains:
- a CDS encoding phosphatidylserine/phosphatidylglycerophosphate/cardiolipin synthase family protein — MIEITRSRATLDNAIRTAEQFLWVVAFQLTDTKIIDALIAKQRQGTDVQIITLPVDSLGDESLRDHLAKQHQQLSGIKYCLWEVGDPTLTSSSRSGVQKGGGGNKWYSLHGKFIVSEKVALALSANLNDSNDWEVFFQSESSEHIENFKDKFKQISGRFCEASIQDPKINGRLFDSLGDRLQEQLRRENRLLVPQYPSTLIPEAVNLSNGLYIAPFDVKARNLFLSLVEEARMRLWIAGETLTDQDVVDAILGKKHRVPGLDIRLVVGSRLPRDSSKQAKMRENVIRLDGMGIRFQLFDNWHAKVWITDSTIVIGSTNLNPINLGIRCTRNEWKANTETMLVSHDAEDVALAQAAFEKILDQGIPALQLYYDKAERDTSQLLKALGIKTQPDARRLLGHIATALQRRNLTEFNRILQLAQQIQKKSESKILKTVHVASGAILWRLEQTALPVEKLAEVVSNILGSTVEFDIAIRYLRDELKIIQEDGGIISLDVLKMLPLV; from the coding sequence ATGATTGAAATTACGCGATCGCGGGCAACTCTGGACAATGCCATTCGAACAGCAGAACAATTTCTTTGGGTGGTTGCCTTTCAACTGACCGATACGAAGATTATTGACGCCTTGATTGCGAAGCAACGACAAGGAACCGATGTCCAAATCATTACTTTACCAGTTGATAGTCTTGGTGATGAATCTTTGCGCGATCATCTTGCAAAACAACATCAGCAATTATCAGGAATCAAGTATTGCCTTTGGGAAGTCGGCGACCCAACTCTTACGAGTAGCTCGCGTAGCGGTGTTCAGAAAGGTGGCGGCGGCAACAAATGGTACTCGCTACACGGCAAGTTCATTGTGAGTGAAAAAGTGGCGCTTGCCTTGTCCGCTAATTTGAATGACAGCAATGATTGGGAAGTATTCTTTCAATCCGAATCAAGTGAGCACATTGAAAATTTCAAAGACAAGTTCAAACAAATCAGCGGACGATTCTGTGAAGCCAGCATCCAAGATCCAAAAATTAACGGACGCCTTTTCGATTCTTTGGGGGACAGACTTCAAGAACAATTGCGCCGCGAAAACCGTCTGCTGGTGCCCCAGTATCCCTCGACACTGATTCCCGAAGCAGTCAATTTGTCCAACGGACTCTATATCGCTCCGTTTGATGTCAAAGCGCGGAATCTCTTTCTGTCGCTTGTTGAAGAGGCCAGGATGCGGCTTTGGATTGCTGGCGAAACCTTGACCGATCAAGACGTAGTTGATGCAATTCTCGGAAAGAAACATCGCGTGCCGGGTCTGGATATTCGGCTTGTTGTCGGAAGTCGGCTTCCGCGCGATTCCAGCAAGCAAGCCAAAATGCGCGAGAACGTGATTCGACTTGATGGGATGGGAATTCGGTTTCAGCTATTCGATAATTGGCATGCCAAAGTGTGGATTACGGATTCGACAATCGTCATTGGCTCGACAAATCTGAACCCGATCAATCTTGGAATTCGCTGTACGCGTAACGAATGGAAGGCGAATACTGAAACCATGTTGGTATCTCACGATGCAGAGGACGTTGCATTGGCTCAAGCTGCCTTTGAAAAAATCTTGGATCAAGGGATTCCTGCGTTGCAGTTGTACTATGATAAGGCAGAACGTGACACAAGTCAGCTACTCAAAGCCCTCGGCATCAAAACTCAACCTGATGCGCGAAGGTTGCTTGGACACATTGCTACCGCACTCCAGCGGCGGAATCTTACTGAGTTCAATCGCATTCTTCAACTAGCGCAACAGATTCAGAAAAAAAGCGAATCTAAAATCCTCAAGACTGTTCACGTAGCGAGTGGCGCAATTCTCTGGCGATTGGAACAGACGGCTCTTCCTGTCGAAAAACTTGCAGAGGTCGTGTCAAATATTTTAGGCTCCACCGTGGAATTTGATATCGCGATAAGATATTTGCGCGACGAACTCAAGATCATACAAGAGGATGGAGGCATCATCTCGCTTGATGTGCTCAAGATGCTTCCTTTGGTATAA
- a CDS encoding GNAT family N-acetyltransferase yields MNIQPLTLTGAHVRLEPPDGKHIDDLLGASQFDEIWEFLPFGPFHTQDEWRTLIERGRASSQQGKNLWFTVVRRADARAVGITGYNYVFHADCAVEIGGTWLTPAVWRTAINTESKYLMLGNAFENLGCIRVQLKCDARNLRSQRAIERLGAIKEAVLRKHMITRGGYQRDSIVYSIIDTEWQSVKSQLKGFLDQAHAD; encoded by the coding sequence ATGAACATCCAGCCCCTCACCCTCACCGGCGCGCATGTTCGCCTCGAACCGCCGGACGGAAAACACATTGACGATTTGCTCGGCGCGTCCCAGTTTGATGAAATTTGGGAATTTCTTCCATTCGGTCCATTCCACACACAGGACGAATGGCGCACGTTGATCGAGCGCGGGCGCGCGTCAAGCCAACAAGGTAAAAATCTGTGGTTCACTGTCGTGCGCCGCGCTGATGCGCGCGCGGTTGGCATTACCGGTTATAATTACGTTTTCCACGCCGATTGCGCCGTCGAAATCGGCGGAACGTGGTTGACTCCCGCCGTATGGCGCACGGCGATCAACACTGAATCAAAATATCTCATGCTCGGCAACGCGTTTGAAAACCTGGGTTGCATTCGCGTCCAACTCAAATGCGACGCGCGCAACCTTCGCTCGCAACGCGCAATTGAACGATTGGGGGCAATCAAAGAAGCGGTGTTGCGTAAACACATGATTACGCGCGGAGGTTATCAGCGCGATTCGATTGTATACAGTATCATTGATACCGAATGGCAATCGGTGAAATCACAATTGAAAGGATTTTTAGACCAAGCCCATGCCGATTGA
- a CDS encoding LysE family transporter, whose translation MDLVILTGIWWLVGFSGAMMPGPVTTLVVTESARRGFRAGPLVTIGHVVLELVMVIALYFGLDQLLNQNSVAGTIGILGGVFLLWMGWSIARSAWRGEVSFDATRRVRGAASSAHPTLAGMFATIANPYWVLWWASVGAANLIAFRAFGVLGIIAFYIGHTLADWVWNCVVAFVVATGRRVMTDRIYRGILLVCGLFLIALSVYFMRAGINFFLA comes from the coding sequence TTGGATTTGGTAATTTTGACTGGGATTTGGTGGTTGGTAGGTTTTTCCGGCGCGATGATGCCGGGACCGGTGACGACGCTCGTGGTAACCGAAAGCGCGCGTCGCGGATTTCGCGCGGGACCGTTGGTAACGATTGGACATGTCGTGCTCGAACTCGTCATGGTGATCGCGTTGTACTTTGGCTTGGATCAACTGCTCAACCAAAATTCCGTCGCGGGTACGATTGGAATTCTTGGCGGCGTGTTCTTGCTGTGGATGGGGTGGAGTATCGCGCGGAGCGCGTGGCGCGGCGAGGTCTCGTTCGACGCGACGCGACGCGTGCGCGGCGCGGCATCGTCCGCACATCCAACGCTGGCGGGGATGTTCGCGACGATCGCGAATCCGTACTGGGTGTTGTGGTGGGCGTCTGTCGGCGCGGCGAACCTGATCGCGTTTCGCGCGTTCGGCGTCCTCGGCATTATCGCGTTTTACATCGGGCATACGCTCGCGGATTGGGTGTGGAATTGCGTGGTTGCGTTTGTCGTCGCCACCGGTCGCCGCGTGATGACGGATCGCATTTATCGCGGCATTCTGCTGGTGTGCGGGCTTTTCCTGATCGCGTTGAGCGTGTATTTCATGCGTGCAGGCATCAACTTTTTTTTAGCGTAG
- a CDS encoding GNAT family N-acetyltransferase, translated as MMNISAVTLTGAHSRLVPPDFRYADDLLAAAQPNEIWEFIATTPGQTREEMHAWIASAIRQTESGERIWFVIVRNSDGRAIGTTSYMDIHRKDRGLEIGGTWLTPEVWRTPINTECKYLLLKHAFENLGCVRVQLKTDARNIRSQRAIERLGAVKEGVLRKHMLTRTDYIRDTVMYSIIDTEWHAVKARLEEKLNQ; from the coding sequence TTGATGAATATTTCTGCGGTTACCCTCACCGGCGCGCACAGCCGGCTCGTGCCGCCGGATTTCCGGTATGCAGACGATTTGCTTGCCGCCGCGCAACCGAATGAGATTTGGGAATTTATCGCGACGACTCCTGGGCAAACGCGCGAAGAAATGCACGCCTGGATCGCGTCCGCGATTCGTCAGACCGAATCCGGCGAACGCATCTGGTTCGTCATCGTTCGCAACAGCGATGGGCGCGCGATTGGCACGACGAGTTACATGGACATCCATCGCAAAGATCGCGGGCTGGAAATTGGCGGGACGTGGCTGACGCCGGAAGTCTGGCGCACGCCAATCAACACCGAGTGCAAATATCTTTTACTGAAACACGCTTTTGAAAACCTGGGTTGCGTGCGCGTGCAGCTCAAAACCGACGCACGCAACATTCGCTCGCAACGCGCCATCGAACGACTCGGCGCGGTCAAGGAAGGCGTTCTCCGCAAGCACATGCTCACGCGCACCGACTACATTCGCGATACGGTGATGTACAGCATCATTGATACGGAATGGCACGCGGTCAAAGCGCGCCTTGAAGAAAAACTAAATCAGTGA
- a CDS encoding acyl-CoA dehydrogenase, translated as MDFQLTEEQRAIRDLARDFAQKEIAPIAAQIDETGEFPHATVKQMGELGLMGIEIPEEYGGGGLDCLSYVLAMEEISKVCAAHGAIMSVNNSLVCYGLKKFGTDQQKHDFLIPLASGKKIGAYSLTEPQSGSDAGNMRTRAVREGDAWVINGRKSWVTSGPVADYIILFASTQPELKHRGTACFIVDTKLPGFAAGKKEPKLGIRASATCECSYDNYRLPASYMLGGDGDGFKIAMSILDAGRIGIASQALGIAQAAYEASVAYAKEREAFGQKIGDFQAIQWMIADMAVRIEASRLLIYNAANKKDRGERFTREASMAKLYASETAMWVATKAIQVHGGVGYSKELPVERYFRDAKITEIYEGTSEIQRLVIARSALESK; from the coding sequence ATGGATTTCCAACTGACTGAGGAACAACGCGCGATCCGTGACCTGGCGCGCGATTTCGCCCAAAAAGAGATCGCGCCGATTGCGGCGCAGATTGACGAGACGGGCGAGTTTCCACATGCGACCGTCAAGCAAATGGGCGAACTGGGATTGATGGGGATTGAAATTCCGGAGGAGTACGGCGGCGGCGGTCTAGATTGTCTGAGTTACGTCCTCGCGATGGAAGAAATCTCCAAAGTGTGCGCGGCGCACGGCGCGATCATGAGCGTCAACAACTCGCTCGTGTGCTATGGTCTGAAGAAATTTGGCACCGATCAACAAAAACATGATTTCCTGATTCCACTTGCCTCCGGTAAAAAAATTGGCGCGTACTCGTTGACCGAACCGCAATCGGGCAGCGATGCCGGCAACATGCGAACGCGCGCGGTGCGCGAAGGTGACGCCTGGGTCATCAACGGTCGCAAGTCCTGGGTCACGAGCGGTCCCGTCGCGGATTACATCATCCTCTTCGCGTCAACCCAACCCGAGTTGAAACATCGCGGCACGGCTTGTTTTATCGTGGACACGAAACTGCCCGGCTTTGCCGCCGGCAAAAAGGAACCAAAGCTGGGCATCCGCGCGAGCGCGACGTGTGAATGTTCGTACGACAACTATCGCCTCCCGGCGTCGTACATGCTCGGCGGCGACGGCGATGGTTTCAAAATCGCGATGAGCATTCTCGACGCCGGGCGTATCGGCATCGCGTCGCAAGCGCTCGGCATCGCCCAAGCCGCGTACGAAGCGAGCGTCGCGTACGCAAAAGAGCGCGAAGCGTTCGGGCAAAAGATCGGCGACTTTCAAGCGATTCAGTGGATGATCGCGGACATGGCGGTCCGTATCGAAGCGTCACGTCTATTGATCTATAACGCGGCAAACAAAAAAGATCGCGGCGAACGCTTTACGCGCGAAGCCTCGATGGCGAAACTGTACGCGAGCGAGACGGCGATGTGGGTGGCGACGAAAGCGATTCAAGTGCACGGCGGCGTGGGTTACAGCAAGGAATTACCAGTCGAACGCTATTTCCGCGACGCCAAGATCACCGAGATTTACGAAGGCACAAGCGAGATTCAACGCCTAGTCATCGCGCGGAGCGCGTTGGAGAGTAAGTAG
- a CDS encoding DUF5615 family PIN-like protein, with protein MATGEPRLYIALYTDADITKTLAEQLRGLKYDAISAQEVGNSEILDPDQLEYAIRQRRAILSFNVGHFRMLYDQYWKDGRDHFGIIVSPQLFIGELLRRTRKVLDQVDADQMRNSFRNLSEFK; from the coding sequence GTGGCGACTGGCGAACCGCGTCTCTACATAGCACTGTATACAGACGCAGACATTACCAAAACATTAGCAGAGCAATTACGCGGATTGAAATATGATGCGATTTCAGCGCAAGAAGTGGGCAATTCTGAAATTTTGGATCCAGACCAATTGGAATATGCAATCAGACAACGCCGCGCAATTTTATCATTCAACGTTGGACATTTCCGAATGCTGTATGATCAATACTGGAAAGACGGTCGCGATCACTTTGGAATTATCGTGTCGCCACAATTATTTATTGGCGAATTATTGCGGCGCACACGCAAGGTATTGGATCAGGTAGATGCCGACCAAATGAGAAACAGTTTTCGCAATTTGAGCGAGTTCAAATAA
- a CDS encoding TIGR03618 family F420-dependent PPOX class oxidoreductase, whose protein sequence is MLTIPEKFADLFAREKKAIANLALVMKNGTPQVTPIWFDYDGTHIIINTARGRVKDKILRRHPKVALAISDPTNPYRYIQVRGMVVAESEEGGYEMICQLNQKYHGNPNYPKRPGEVRVTYEILPEHMNTMG, encoded by the coding sequence ATGCTAACGATTCCCGAAAAATTTGCCGACTTGTTCGCGCGCGAGAAAAAAGCGATTGCGAATCTCGCGCTGGTGATGAAAAACGGAACGCCGCAAGTAACGCCGATTTGGTTCGACTATGACGGCACACACATCATCATCAACACCGCGCGCGGACGCGTCAAGGACAAGATTCTGCGCCGTCATCCCAAGGTGGCGCTGGCGATTTCCGACCCGACAAATCCGTATCGCTACATCCAGGTTCGCGGCATGGTTGTTGCCGAATCCGAAGAGGGCGGCTATGAAATGATTTGCCAGTTGAATCAAAAGTATCATGGCAATCCAAATTATCCCAAACGCCCCGGCGAGGTGCGAGTGACCTACGAAATTCTGCCGGAACACATGAACACGATGGGCTGA
- a CDS encoding biotin/lipoyl-binding protein, protein MKYTAIINEKSYAIEIGPNNTVLINGEPHNADFRNIEGTTLYSLLLDNVSWEVLAERNGDEYRVLIDGELHIVEVQDERTRKLAKATAQNAGATGDVIVKAPMPGLVRAINASVGDAVAAKQGIVILEAMKMENELRVPRAGVVKEIRVKPGDKVDQGQVLVIVK, encoded by the coding sequence ATGAAATACACCGCCATCATCAACGAGAAATCGTACGCCATCGAAATCGGTCCGAACAACACCGTGCTCATCAACGGCGAGCCGCACAACGCGGACTTTCGCAACATCGAAGGCACGACGCTCTACTCGCTCTTGCTCGACAACGTTTCCTGGGAAGTACTTGCCGAACGCAACGGCGACGAGTATCGCGTGTTGATTGACGGCGAGTTGCATATCGTCGAGGTGCAAGACGAGCGGACGCGCAAACTCGCCAAAGCCACCGCGCAAAACGCCGGCGCAACCGGCGATGTCATCGTCAAAGCGCCGATGCCTGGACTCGTGCGCGCGATCAATGCGAGCGTGGGCGATGCAGTCGCGGCGAAACAAGGCATCGTGATTCTCGAAGCGATGAAGATGGAGAACGAATTGCGCGTGCCGCGCGCCGGCGTCGTCAAAGAAATTCGCGTCAAGCCCGGCGACAAGGTAGATCAAGGTCAGGTGTTGGTGATTGTGAAATAG
- a CDS encoding pyridoxamine 5'-phosphate oxidase family protein, which yields MESKSQTTLARIIRTQRVAALGTLRDSAPFVSLVLFAASTDFIVYYIHVSRLAHHTQDLARDPRVSLMIAERDDDARDPQQLARVSILGHAAMLAPEDAEYASARAAYLTRHPENQFLFEFKDFALWRIEAQSARYVAGFAQAFTLNADDLRRVAQSGRE from the coding sequence ATGGAATCCAAATCCCAAACCACACTCGCGAGGATAATTCGCACACAACGCGTCGCCGCGCTCGGCACGTTACGCGACTCCGCGCCGTTCGTCTCGCTGGTTCTGTTCGCCGCGTCGACGGATTTCATTGTGTATTATATTCACGTCAGCCGGCTCGCGCATCACACGCAAGACCTCGCGCGAGACCCGCGCGTCAGTCTGATGATCGCCGAGCGCGACGACGACGCGCGCGATCCGCAACAACTCGCGCGCGTCTCGATCCTGGGACACGCGGCGATGCTCGCGCCGGAAGATGCCGAGTACGCGTCGGCGCGTGCGGCGTACTTGACCAGGCATCCGGAGAACCAGTTCTTGTTCGAGTTCAAGGATTTTGCGTTGTGGCGTATCGAGGCGCAAAGCGCGCGTTATGTCGCCGGGTTTGCCCAGGCATTCACGTTGAACGCGGACGACTTGCGACGCGTGGCGCAGTCAGGGCGCGAATAA
- a CDS encoding site-specific DNA-methyltransferase, producing the protein MTNAKVIRGDCLEKLNKDVFRREVGDRQVCLTFLDPPFNQGKDYDYFDDALPESDYWQMMKTICERVRDLTTDGGAIYFMQREKNAEAVLRCLRDSGWTFQNLIIWTKRTSAVPSTIRYGKQYQVIAFATKGNRPRVFNRLRIDLPLRPEHKLPREDGIFVTDVWDDIRELTSGYFAGDEALRQTNGERAHKQQSPVALLLRIILSSTMPGDLVLDPFAGSGTTLVVAEQVGRQSVGIEIDPKNIKIIQERLESQRDSDSVVALREYYRFTQKLREIWLGDPIQVKTPKRQMVLFESKKRYGHRST; encoded by the coding sequence ATGACAAACGCCAAAGTAATTCGGGGTGATTGTCTCGAAAAATTGAATAAAGATGTTTTCCGTCGCGAAGTTGGTGATCGCCAAGTCTGTCTGACTTTTCTCGATCCACCATTCAATCAAGGTAAAGATTACGATTACTTTGATGATGCGTTGCCCGAATCCGACTATTGGCAAATGATGAAAACTATTTGCGAACGCGTTCGCGATTTGACAACAGACGGCGGCGCGATTTACTTTATGCAACGTGAGAAGAATGCCGAAGCAGTTTTACGTTGCTTGCGCGATTCGGGTTGGACGTTCCAGAACTTGATAATCTGGACCAAGCGTACATCAGCAGTGCCAAGTACGATTCGTTACGGCAAGCAATACCAAGTGATTGCTTTCGCGACGAAAGGAAACCGTCCGCGCGTTTTTAATCGTTTGCGGATTGACTTGCCGTTGCGTCCCGAACACAAACTCCCGCGCGAAGATGGTATATTTGTTACTGACGTTTGGGATGATATTCGTGAGTTGACTTCGGGCTATTTTGCTGGCGATGAAGCGTTGCGTCAAACCAACGGCGAACGCGCGCATAAACAACAGTCCCCTGTCGCACTGTTGCTTCGTATCATTCTATCTTCGACAATGCCCGGCGATCTTGTGCTTGATCCGTTTGCCGGATCGGGAACGACGTTGGTTGTCGCAGAGCAAGTTGGGCGTCAGTCTGTGGGAATCGAGATTGATCCAAAGAATATCAAAATTATCCAAGAACGACTTGAATCGCAACGCGATTCAGACTCGGTCGTAGCATTGCGCGAGTACTATCGCTTTACACAAAAATTGCGCGAGATATGGCTGGGCGATCCAATTCAGGTGAAAACACCAAAACGTCAAATGGTATTGTTTGAATCCAAGAAACGATATGGGCATCGAAGCACATGA
- a CDS encoding acyl-CoA carboxylase subunit beta: MSIDPKVLELRQKREEARQGGGTKRIEQQHARGKLTARERVDLLLDEGSFQELGGFVTQRGSAFGNAKQTIYGDGVITGYGTINGRLVYVFSQDFTVFGGSLGEAHAEKIVRLMDLAMKNGAPLIGVNDSGGARIQEGVVSLGGYADIFLRNTMASGVIPQISSIMGPCAGGAVYSPALTDFIFMVKDTSYMFVTGPDVVKTVTHEDVTFEQLGGAMVHNEKSGVAHFAAENEEHCVSMIRKLLSFLPQNNLEEPPLVRPSDDPLRADQALDTLIPDSPNKPYDMKEVIRLVVDDGDFFEVHEHFAGNIIVGFARLNGRAVGIVAQQPMVLAGVLDINSSAKGARFVRFCDCFNIPLITFEDVPGFLPGLGQEHGGIIRHGAKLLFAYCEATVPKITVITRKAYGGAYDVMSSKHIRGDLNYAWPSAEIAVMGPDGAVNILYREDIASAADPDAMKQKLTQEYREHFANPYIAAGRGYIDDVIEPHQTRAKLIAGLEMLQNKRDTNPPKKHGNIPL; the protein is encoded by the coding sequence ATGTCCATTGATCCTAAAGTTCTCGAACTACGCCAGAAACGCGAAGAAGCGCGCCAAGGCGGGGGCACGAAACGCATCGAGCAACAACACGCGCGCGGCAAATTGACCGCGCGCGAACGCGTGGACCTGTTACTCGACGAAGGATCGTTCCAGGAACTAGGCGGCTTTGTCACCCAACGCGGCAGTGCGTTCGGCAATGCCAAGCAAACGATCTACGGCGATGGCGTCATCACTGGGTACGGCACGATCAACGGACGCTTGGTCTATGTGTTCTCCCAGGATTTCACCGTGTTCGGCGGATCGCTCGGCGAAGCGCACGCGGAAAAAATCGTGCGCCTGATGGATCTCGCGATGAAAAACGGCGCGCCCTTGATCGGCGTGAACGATTCCGGCGGCGCGCGCATTCAAGAAGGCGTCGTTTCGCTCGGCGGTTACGCGGATATTTTTCTGCGGAATACGATGGCAAGCGGCGTGATTCCGCAAATCAGTTCGATTATGGGACCGTGCGCCGGGGGCGCGGTCTATTCGCCCGCGCTCACCGATTTCATCTTCATGGTCAAGGACACGAGTTACATGTTCGTCACCGGTCCCGATGTGGTCAAGACCGTGACGCACGAGGACGTAACCTTTGAGCAACTCGGCGGCGCGATGGTGCATAATGAAAAAAGCGGCGTCGCGCATTTTGCGGCGGAGAATGAAGAGCATTGCGTTTCGATGATTCGCAAACTATTGTCGTTCCTGCCCCAGAACAACCTGGAAGAGCCGCCGCTTGTCCGTCCCAGCGACGATCCGTTGCGCGCCGACCAGGCGCTCGACACACTTATTCCCGATTCGCCAAACAAACCGTACGATATGAAAGAAGTGATTCGTCTCGTCGTTGACGACGGCGATTTTTTTGAAGTGCACGAGCATTTTGCCGGCAACATCATCGTTGGCTTTGCGCGCTTGAACGGACGCGCGGTGGGCATCGTCGCGCAACAACCGATGGTGCTCGCTGGCGTGCTCGATATCAATTCATCCGCGAAGGGCGCGCGGTTCGTCCGCTTTTGCGATTGTTTCAACATTCCGCTCATCACGTTCGAAGATGTGCCCGGCTTTTTGCCCGGCTTGGGACAAGAGCACGGCGGCATCATTCGGCACGGCGCGAAATTGTTGTTTGCGTACTGTGAAGCGACGGTGCCCAAGATCACGGTCATTACGCGCAAAGCATACGGCGGCGCGTACGACGTGATGAGTTCCAAGCACATTCGCGGCGACCTGAACTATGCGTGGCCCTCGGCGGAGATCGCGGTAATGGGACCCGACGGCGCGGTGAACATTTTGTACCGCGAAGATATCGCGAGCGCGGCGGATCCGGACGCGATGAAGCAAAAACTGACCCAGGAATATCGCGAGCACTTTGCGAACCCGTACATCGCGGCGGGACGCGGCTACATTGACGACGTGATCGAGCCGCACCAAACGCGCGCGAAACTCATCGCGGGTTTGGAGATGTTGCAGAACAAGCGCGACACGAATCCGCCAAAAAAGCATGGAAACATTCCGTTGTGA
- the accC gene encoding acetyl-CoA carboxylase biotin carboxylase subunit: protein MFKKVLVANRGEIAVRILRACRELGLSTVAVYSDVDRNALHVRYADEAYSIGPAPARESYLRIDRIIDAAIRAKVDAIHPGYGFLAENDHFARACAEAGITFVGPSPDSIRAMGNKIEARRMVAKQHVPVVPGIFDALRDDEMVAAAQKIGFPVMIKAAEGGGGKGMRRVERVEDLPGAIARARSEAQSAFGDATVYIEKIIENARHIEFQILADARGNTVHLGERECSIQRRHQKLVEESPSPALDNNLRKKMGKDAVRAAQAAKYMNAGTIEFLLDKHGHYYFLEMNTRLQVEHPVTELVTGIDLVKEMLRIASGRPLSFKQKDIRQRGWAIECRITAEDPYNGFLPSTGRIISLYEPTGPGVRLETGVYEGFEVSLYYDPLIAKLCVWGPDRAAAIMRMKRALSEYKILGVHTAIPFHQRLFQSTSFIGGHFDTTFLDDRFTMDGANDNEREQIAAIVATLLTHDRRQHALSIPPPSSSARGGWKRYGALEGLSR, encoded by the coding sequence ATGTTCAAAAAAGTTCTCGTCGCCAATCGCGGTGAAATCGCGGTACGCATTTTGCGCGCGTGCCGCGAGCTGGGTCTGAGCACCGTCGCGGTGTACTCCGACGTGGATCGCAACGCGTTGCATGTGCGTTACGCCGACGAAGCGTACAGCATCGGGCCCGCGCCCGCGCGCGAATCGTATTTGCGGATTGACCGCATCATTGACGCGGCGATTCGCGCCAAAGTGGACGCGATTCATCCGGGTTATGGCTTTCTCGCGGAGAACGATCACTTTGCGCGCGCGTGCGCCGAAGCCGGCATCACCTTCGTCGGACCGTCGCCCGATTCGATCCGCGCGATGGGCAACAAGATCGAGGCGCGGCGCATGGTCGCCAAGCAACATGTGCCCGTCGTGCCCGGCATCTTCGACGCGTTGCGCGATGACGAGATGGTCGCGGCGGCGCAGAAGATTGGGTTCCCCGTGATGATCAAGGCGGCGGAAGGCGGCGGCGGCAAAGGGATGCGCCGCGTCGAACGCGTCGAAGATTTGCCGGGCGCGATCGCGCGCGCGCGGAGTGAGGCGCAATCCGCGTTCGGCGATGCGACCGTGTACATCGAAAAGATTATCGAGAACGCGCGGCACATCGAGTTTCAAATTCTCGCGGACGCGCGCGGCAACACGGTGCACCTCGGCGAACGCGAATGCTCGATTCAACGGCGTCATCAAAAATTGGTCGAGGAATCGCCGTCGCCGGCGCTCGACAACAATCTCCGCAAAAAGATGGGCAAGGACGCGGTGCGCGCCGCGCAAGCCGCCAAGTACATGAACGCGGGCACAATCGAATTTTTGCTCGACAAGCACGGGCATTATTATTTTCTCGAAATGAATACGCGTCTCCAAGTCGAGCACCCAGTCACTGAACTCGTGACCGGCATTGACCTCGTGAAAGAAATGTTGCGGATTGCGTCGGGACGACCATTGAGTTTCAAACAAAAAGACATTCGTCAACGCGGCTGGGCAATCGAATGTCGCATCACCGCCGAAGACCCGTACAACGGATTCCTCCCTTCGACCGGGCGGATCATTAGTTTGTACGAGCCGACCGGTCCGGGCGTGCGCCTTGAAACCGGCGTCTACGAAGGATTCGAAGTGTCGCTCTACTACGATCCGCTCATCGCAAAATTGTGCGTCTGGGGTCCCGATCGCGCGGCGGCGATCATGCGGATGAAACGCGCGTTGAGCGAATACAAAATCCTGGGCGTCCACACTGCGATCCCATTTCATCAGCGATTGTTCCAGAGCACCAGTTTCATCGGCGGACATTTCGACACGACGTTTCTCGATGACCGTTTTACGATGGACGGCGCGAACGATAACGAACGCGAACAAATCGCCGCGATTGTCGCGACGTTGTTGACGCACGACCGCCGCCAACACGCGCTCTCGATTCCGCCGCCGAGTAGTAGCGCGCGCGGCGGATGGAAACGCTACGGCGCGTTAGAAGGATTGTCGCGATGA